The following proteins are co-located in the Armatimonadota bacterium genome:
- a CDS encoding PDZ domain-containing protein produces MRWLLIAGLFAVQTAAVSAQISPAQIPQQPDILGDMVVYSAEGDLWLGDLKTNKATRLTSWPGTEGFPKFSPDGSQIAFSGNYDGRLEVYVMPTTGGTPTRITYDSTGATILDWLPDGKSVVYRTRGSSSMGEMRLLRAPIEGGIPIPYPMPKAAQFSVNLDGSKIAYVKTGLEDHWWKRYRGGMANDIWLYEPKRGAFSRLTKNEINEQYPTFCGNNLFFVSEKNGSANLFSLNTETGAEKQVTFQKDYDVQSPSSDGKRIVYRFGQNLEIFDPLKGTTQTVKLSVSTDRIHARAHRIGGDLEAYSPGPTGKRILVECRGQIFSAPADKGDIREVAAWPGSRNKLAAWAPSNSSIAFVSDKSDEENVWLVNPDGGEPRQLTQFKSKSIQRIQWSPNSAFLLVSDATRTLWKVDAKTGETTKIFEDEYGMDVSGSVSVDGRFIAYSKSEAFNQSSIFLLDSATGKTHRLTEPPTRDYNPVFDRSNRYLYFLTDRVIRPQWDSFDFQMNITGPTRIMFFPLTKEALNPFAERVDEEGQSDPTPSPTVTYDLEGASNRLLSIPGVVGDLYNLSAVSGTIFWQQDGALKSFTLEGKRPGTVAEGVAGYKLTPDGNKIVAQIEGDLKVGSTEGGFGGPSVNLSSWQVRVEPEKEWRQILREGWRFIRDNFYDPNLHGADWPKVWEKLSALLPAVSDRNDLNDLVGQMQAEVNVSHMFNGGGYERMTAPPQPGGLGYLGADMAWEGGGLRFKRIFAGDGFEESSRSPLMNPEIGVKEGDYLLAINDVPITRVSNPNELLMGKAGQLVKLKVNSKPTGDGARSFWVRTMRSEQSARYYDWVTRNRQYVQKEGGSNIAYIHVPDMGEFGMTEFSKYFYANLDKDGLIIDVRYNGGGITSGMILERLKRVAFEWDQSRQGAPVPYHRMAFNSRVVIVTNEQTASDGEYFSTGFRYMQLGKSIGARTWGGFVAVGGMTTIDGGYISCPLQGSFDPKGKWLPDGYGFKPDIEVDDDPVSFMQGRDVQLDKAIEVLQAEIRKAPVMKVKRLTPPKKG; encoded by the coding sequence ATGCGTTGGCTTCTTATTGCTGGTCTTTTTGCGGTACAAACCGCGGCCGTTTCCGCCCAGATTTCACCGGCACAGATTCCTCAACAACCCGACATTCTTGGGGACATGGTGGTTTATTCGGCGGAAGGCGACCTTTGGCTCGGCGACCTGAAGACCAACAAAGCCACCCGGTTGACTTCCTGGCCGGGCACCGAAGGCTTCCCGAAGTTCAGCCCAGACGGCTCCCAAATTGCCTTTTCTGGCAACTACGATGGACGCCTAGAAGTTTATGTCATGCCAACCACGGGTGGCACTCCTACACGAATCACTTACGACTCGACTGGAGCAACGATTTTGGACTGGCTCCCCGATGGAAAGTCGGTGGTTTACCGCACACGTGGCAGCAGCTCAATGGGCGAGATGCGACTCCTGCGGGCTCCCATCGAAGGCGGAATTCCGATCCCGTATCCGATGCCAAAGGCGGCTCAATTCTCGGTCAATCTTGATGGGTCGAAGATCGCCTATGTCAAGACTGGACTGGAAGATCATTGGTGGAAGCGATACCGCGGCGGGATGGCAAACGACATCTGGCTGTATGAACCAAAGCGCGGCGCATTCTCTCGGTTGACCAAGAATGAGATCAACGAACAATATCCAACTTTCTGCGGAAATAATCTATTTTTCGTGAGCGAAAAGAACGGCTCCGCCAATCTTTTCAGCCTCAATACCGAAACTGGCGCCGAGAAGCAGGTGACTTTCCAAAAGGACTACGACGTTCAGTCACCAAGCTCAGATGGAAAGAGAATTGTTTATCGATTTGGCCAGAACTTAGAGATTTTCGACCCCTTGAAGGGAACGACTCAGACGGTAAAGCTATCGGTGTCGACGGATCGAATTCATGCCCGCGCTCACCGAATCGGCGGCGACCTTGAGGCGTATTCTCCTGGTCCGACCGGCAAGCGAATCTTGGTGGAATGTCGCGGACAGATCTTCTCTGCCCCTGCCGATAAAGGCGATATCCGCGAGGTTGCCGCTTGGCCTGGTAGCCGAAACAAGCTTGCCGCCTGGGCACCCAGCAATAGCTCGATTGCCTTTGTCAGCGACAAATCGGATGAAGAAAATGTTTGGTTGGTCAACCCTGATGGTGGCGAGCCTAGACAGCTCACTCAGTTCAAATCTAAGAGCATTCAGCGGATTCAATGGTCGCCTAATAGCGCATTTTTGTTGGTATCCGATGCGACAAGGACGCTATGGAAAGTCGACGCGAAAACTGGCGAAACCACCAAGATTTTTGAAGACGAATACGGCATGGACGTCAGTGGAAGTGTTAGCGTTGACGGACGGTTCATCGCCTACAGCAAGAGCGAGGCGTTCAATCAATCCAGCATCTTCTTGCTTGATTCAGCGACAGGAAAAACACACCGCCTGACCGAGCCGCCGACTCGCGACTACAACCCAGTATTTGACCGCTCGAATCGGTACTTGTACTTCCTGACCGACCGGGTGATTCGCCCGCAATGGGATTCGTTTGACTTCCAAATGAATATCACGGGGCCGACGAGGATCATGTTCTTCCCGCTGACAAAGGAAGCGTTGAACCCGTTCGCGGAGCGCGTTGATGAAGAGGGCCAATCCGATCCGACACCATCTCCGACCGTGACTTATGATCTGGAAGGTGCGAGCAATCGACTTCTCTCAATCCCTGGAGTCGTGGGCGATTTGTACAACTTAAGCGCGGTCAGTGGCACGATTTTCTGGCAACAAGACGGTGCGCTGAAATCCTTCACGCTTGAAGGAAAGCGACCGGGAACAGTCGCAGAAGGCGTCGCGGGCTACAAACTCACCCCTGACGGCAACAAGATCGTCGCTCAAATCGAAGGTGACCTGAAAGTCGGTAGCACTGAGGGCGGATTCGGTGGGCCGTCGGTCAATCTTTCGAGCTGGCAAGTGCGCGTTGAACCGGAGAAGGAATGGCGTCAAATCCTTCGTGAGGGATGGCGCTTCATTCGCGATAACTTCTACGATCCGAACTTGCATGGCGCCGATTGGCCCAAGGTTTGGGAAAAACTCAGTGCACTGCTCCCTGCGGTGAGTGATCGAAACGACCTCAACGACCTCGTCGGTCAAATGCAAGCCGAAGTGAATGTGTCGCACATGTTCAATGGCGGCGGTTATGAGCGCATGACAGCACCGCCGCAACCTGGCGGACTGGGTTACCTGGGCGCCGACATGGCGTGGGAAGGTGGCGGACTCCGGTTCAAGCGGATTTTCGCTGGCGATGGGTTCGAAGAGAGCTCACGCTCACCATTGATGAATCCCGAAATCGGCGTCAAAGAAGGTGACTACCTCCTTGCGATAAACGATGTGCCGATCACCCGAGTGAGCAATCCAAACGAACTCTTGATGGGCAAGGCTGGCCAATTGGTCAAGTTAAAAGTGAACAGCAAGCCAACCGGCGATGGAGCCCGAAGTTTCTGGGTCCGAACAATGAGGTCAGAACAATCGGCGCGCTATTACGACTGGGTGACCCGAAACCGGCAGTACGTCCAGAAAGAAGGTGGGAGCAATATCGCGTACATCCACGTTCCGGATATGGGCGAATTTGGGATGACTGAATTCAGCAAGTACTTCTATGCAAACTTGGATAAAGATGGCCTGATCATCGACGTTCGCTACAACGGTGGCGGCATCACCAGCGGGATGATCTTGGAGCGATTGAAGAGAGTGGCGTTCGAATGGGACCAATCGCGTCAAGGCGCACCGGTGCCTTACCACCGAATGGCGTTCAATTCGCGAGTGGTGATCGTTACCAACGAGCAGACCGCCAGCGACGGCGAGTATTTCAGCACCGGATTTCGCTATATGCAACTCGGCAAGTCGATCGGCGCCCGAACCTGGGGTGGATTTGTTGCTGTTGGCGGAATGACCACCATCGACGGCGGCTATATCTCCTGTCCGCTTCAAGGCAGCTTCGACCCGAAAGGAAAATGGTTGCCAGACGGGTACGGATTCAAGCCTGATATTGAAGTTGATGACGATCCAGTCTCGTTTATGCAGGGCCGCGATGTCCAGCTAGACAAGGCGATCGAAGTGCTTCAGGCTGAAATCCGCAAAGCACCTGTGATGAAGGTGAAGCGACTCACCCCACCCAAGAAGGGCTAA
- a CDS encoding ATP-dependent DNA helicase, translating to MSDYRELIESAFDRLREQPGFVDRPDQYQLALLLGDLMVGGGSGAIEAPTGLGKSLASLIPAIAVAVSHQKRIAIGTFTNVLADQYWRKDLPFALSLFDLPEGTIKTQQLMGRQRYACQMSLEEFPRDISDAFRREAEMGTENEFRRIVKKPMREISQIWPKVAAPQICAGKFCPAYNDCYYFKARQRAESAHLILTNHSILLQDALAARVSQDDVGFLGKLDFILFDEAHDLYSAALGALEFQVDTNSLSGLQSIAARLGRELLPEARSHQSEDDWNAILQDFQHDIEICKQDLNLLSIEKGKQGIFAISPVEVEKHPGMDKYMGNSEGIDPLMYAVSRACDKFLDQVTEIKRGWQAGPASNELVRMYSMAIGDYGDRCRLFMTPAGLSVSYSKTGPVNGYRQDTVGVAEPLKELLWDRIPYACLSATLALDSSFDFYNDLVGCKPGTEEILPSPFDFTTQASLYLPKPGKIPDPTVARKQGSEHLYFQAIADELTEIIQAMSGRTLALFHSRREMEAVYALMPRDEELPITIQPRMAPGPIGDMFKRRTNSSLFGLRSFWTGFDAPGDTLSCVVIVRVPFEVPTEPPVIVRMASLVQAGKDPFREHTLAQAKLLIRQGAGRLIRTETDRGVIALLDPRVQSKPYGEEILMNLPMDMSRFTDIYEAMAAVGLE from the coding sequence ATGTCAGACTATCGCGAACTCATCGAATCCGCTTTCGATCGGTTGCGCGAGCAGCCTGGATTCGTGGACCGTCCGGACCAATATCAACTTGCGCTTTTGCTCGGCGATCTCATGGTTGGAGGCGGAAGTGGTGCCATCGAAGCTCCGACCGGTCTCGGTAAGAGCTTGGCCTCGCTGATTCCTGCAATTGCCGTCGCGGTGAGCCATCAGAAACGGATTGCGATCGGAACATTTACCAACGTTCTCGCAGATCAATATTGGCGCAAGGATCTTCCGTTTGCCCTATCCCTTTTTGACCTTCCGGAAGGCACGATAAAGACGCAGCAACTCATGGGGCGGCAGCGATATGCATGCCAAATGTCTCTTGAAGAATTTCCTAGAGATATCTCGGATGCGTTTCGCCGCGAAGCCGAAATGGGGACGGAGAATGAGTTTCGTCGAATCGTCAAGAAGCCGATGCGCGAGATTTCACAGATCTGGCCAAAGGTCGCCGCGCCGCAGATTTGTGCAGGAAAGTTCTGCCCGGCCTACAACGATTGCTACTACTTTAAGGCGAGACAGCGGGCGGAATCGGCCCACCTGATCCTCACCAATCACAGCATTTTGTTGCAGGACGCACTCGCGGCAAGGGTTAGCCAGGACGACGTTGGATTCTTGGGGAAGTTGGACTTTATCCTCTTTGATGAAGCTCACGATCTATATTCCGCGGCTTTGGGTGCGCTGGAATTTCAAGTGGACACCAACAGCCTGAGTGGATTGCAGAGCATCGCCGCTAGGCTTGGCCGAGAGCTCTTGCCAGAAGCGCGTTCTCACCAGTCGGAAGATGATTGGAACGCGATACTCCAAGATTTCCAGCACGATATCGAGATTTGTAAGCAAGATTTGAACCTACTTTCTATCGAAAAGGGGAAGCAAGGCATTTTTGCAATCTCGCCTGTCGAGGTTGAGAAACACCCCGGAATGGACAAGTACATGGGCAATTCCGAGGGGATTGACCCGCTCATGTACGCCGTTTCTCGGGCTTGCGACAAGTTCTTAGACCAAGTCACCGAGATCAAACGAGGATGGCAAGCTGGGCCGGCATCAAACGAACTTGTTCGGATGTACAGCATGGCGATTGGCGACTATGGAGACCGGTGCCGACTGTTTATGACTCCGGCGGGTTTGAGCGTCAGCTACTCGAAGACCGGCCCCGTGAACGGGTATCGCCAAGATACGGTTGGGGTGGCTGAACCGCTCAAAGAGCTCCTATGGGACCGAATTCCGTACGCTTGTCTTTCGGCGACACTGGCTTTGGATAGCTCTTTCGACTTTTACAACGATCTCGTTGGGTGCAAGCCTGGCACCGAAGAGATTCTGCCGTCGCCATTCGACTTTACTACCCAAGCGAGCTTGTACCTACCGAAGCCGGGCAAGATTCCAGACCCGACGGTCGCGAGAAAGCAGGGGAGCGAACATCTGTACTTCCAAGCCATCGCGGACGAACTCACTGAGATTATCCAGGCGATGAGCGGGAGAACTTTGGCACTGTTCCATTCTCGCCGGGAGATGGAAGCGGTTTATGCTTTGATGCCTCGAGACGAGGAACTTCCGATCACTATCCAGCCGCGGATGGCACCTGGCCCGATAGGTGATATGTTTAAGCGCAGAACGAATTCATCACTTTTCGGACTGCGCAGTTTTTGGACGGGATTTGACGCGCCAGGTGACACATTGTCGTGCGTCGTGATCGTGCGGGTGCCGTTTGAAGTCCCAACAGAACCTCCCGTGATCGTGCGGATGGCGAGCCTCGTCCAAGCCGGCAAGGATCCGTTCCGAGAGCACACCTTAGCCCAAGCCAAACTCCTCATCCGGCAAGGAGCCGGCCGGCTGATCCGAACCGAAACCGATCGTGGCGTCATCGCTCTTCTTGACCCGCGGGTGCAGTCCAAACCGTATGGCGAGGAGATTCTGATGAATCTGCCGATGGACATGAGCCGCTTCACGGACATTTATGAAGCGATGGCGGCGGTCGGGCTCGAATAG
- a CDS encoding universal stress protein yields the protein MKAVLGVDLAGNYQFALDLLKRLQIPGLEVVAFHAVPSVLPDGGFPSVGPAHPVGNMIAELQQNGQQKLVEVKEDLDSAGIPCEAVLEFGDACAQIHAYCDAHPVELVAVGSERKSAWESFLFGSVAKGLTISMETSLLVAEQPKSQHEGLRLLVATDHSAYGDECLKMIAGLQAKGIAKIDVVHVINPLEAAVSMDFGGYVPEIASAALQMRERSVAMNEELAESLSALGAEVATHIWQAENGVKNAIVECAKSLESDLVVVGAQGHGFVERKLMGSTSYDLVVDTDLSVLILRK from the coding sequence ATGAAAGCTGTTTTAGGCGTGGATTTAGCGGGGAACTACCAGTTCGCATTAGACCTCCTAAAGAGGCTTCAAATCCCTGGGTTAGAAGTCGTCGCATTCCATGCGGTGCCTTCCGTTTTGCCCGACGGCGGATTTCCAAGCGTTGGCCCCGCGCATCCGGTTGGCAACATGATCGCCGAACTTCAACAGAACGGTCAGCAGAAACTCGTTGAAGTCAAAGAAGACCTTGATTCAGCAGGAATTCCTTGTGAGGCAGTGCTCGAGTTCGGGGATGCTTGCGCCCAAATTCATGCCTATTGCGATGCACATCCAGTGGAATTAGTGGCGGTTGGAAGCGAGCGCAAATCGGCCTGGGAATCATTCCTTTTTGGAAGCGTCGCCAAGGGTCTGACGATCTCGATGGAAACCAGCCTTTTGGTAGCCGAGCAACCGAAATCCCAGCATGAAGGGCTGAGATTACTCGTTGCCACCGACCATTCTGCGTACGGGGACGAATGCCTCAAGATGATCGCTGGACTCCAGGCAAAAGGAATTGCAAAAATCGATGTCGTTCACGTGATCAATCCGCTTGAAGCTGCGGTTTCTATGGATTTCGGCGGTTATGTTCCAGAGATCGCATCGGCTGCATTGCAGATGCGTGAACGATCTGTTGCGATGAACGAGGAACTCGCGGAATCACTTTCGGCTCTCGGAGCCGAAGTTGCCACCCACATCTGGCAGGCAGAAAATGGGGTCAAAAACGCCATCGTGGAATGCGCAAAGTCTCTCGAATCCGACTTGGTGGTGGTAGGAGCCCAGGGTCACGGCTTTGTTGAGCGCAAATTGATGGGCTCAACATCGTATGACCTTGTCGTTGACACGGATCTGTCCGTGCTGATCCTCCGAAAATAG
- a CDS encoding dihydrofolate reductase family protein: MSTMIKVAHDFSCGWCWIGINQVRKLEQEFDVEFDFVGYELFPESMEWPESHPKSVNPNRPETPSRFDLAMAAAELPPVAPNRPSQMRTFLTHQAVEFARQSNGSHRKLIERLYDATWQHAIDINSVQALRLFATGLGLDLEEMERAIVERRYRDQVIEYDDPAYASGVYNLPTFFIGEAKFAEQPIGVLREALQKVARRRENFELAEPLTSTQQDRPAVINCMISTLDGKIVLGERTDPVANLGSGFDHRRMRFLESKCDAVMIGAGTLRATPGVWFDASLYRIVVTESGDINTSQRFFTDNLKKVIVISPLVPEDLPHGAHHVKLTSWNEALKELKDRFGIQRVLLEGGSKLNAALYHEDLVDELFLTVAPKIKLGENVPTIADGIPFGINEVTQWRLKSTLVQEDEVFLNYIRHRS; this comes from the coding sequence ATGTCAACGATGATCAAAGTGGCACACGACTTTAGCTGCGGATGGTGCTGGATTGGGATCAACCAAGTTCGAAAGCTCGAGCAAGAGTTCGACGTGGAATTCGATTTTGTGGGGTACGAGCTCTTTCCAGAATCGATGGAATGGCCCGAATCTCATCCGAAATCGGTAAATCCAAACCGCCCGGAGACACCCAGTCGCTTTGATTTGGCAATGGCTGCAGCAGAACTGCCACCGGTTGCGCCGAACCGCCCATCGCAAATGCGTACTTTCTTAACACATCAAGCCGTAGAGTTCGCGCGGCAATCCAACGGATCGCATCGCAAGCTCATTGAACGGCTCTATGACGCGACTTGGCAGCACGCTATCGACATCAATTCGGTACAAGCTCTTCGCCTATTTGCGACCGGGCTTGGGCTCGATCTTGAAGAAATGGAGCGAGCCATTGTCGAGCGCCGATATCGCGATCAAGTCATCGAATATGACGATCCTGCCTATGCGTCTGGCGTGTACAACTTGCCTACGTTCTTCATCGGTGAGGCAAAGTTTGCCGAGCAACCGATTGGCGTATTGCGTGAAGCGCTTCAGAAAGTCGCTCGAAGAAGGGAGAATTTCGAACTCGCGGAACCTCTCACATCCACCCAGCAAGACCGTCCTGCGGTCATCAATTGCATGATCTCCACCCTGGACGGCAAGATCGTTTTGGGCGAACGGACTGATCCGGTGGCAAATCTCGGAAGTGGCTTTGATCACCGGCGAATGCGGTTCCTAGAATCGAAATGTGATGCGGTGATGATCGGGGCCGGGACGCTGCGAGCTACACCAGGGGTTTGGTTTGATGCCAGCCTTTACCGCATTGTCGTCACTGAATCGGGGGACATCAACACCAGCCAAAGATTCTTTACGGACAACCTCAAGAAGGTGATTGTGATTTCGCCGCTGGTGCCCGAAGACCTACCACACGGCGCCCATCACGTCAAGTTGACATCTTGGAATGAAGCTCTCAAGGAGCTCAAGGACCGGTTTGGAATTCAACGAGTCTTGCTAGAAGGCGGGAGCAAACTCAACGCCGCGCTCTACCATGAAGACCTGGTCGATGAGCTATTTCTTACCGTAGCACCTAAGATCAAACTCGGTGAAAATGTGCCGACCATTGCTGATGGAATTCCATTTGGAATCAATGAGGTGACGCAGTGGAGACTCAAATCCACTTTGGTCCAGGAAGATGAGGTTTTCCTCAACTATATTCGCCACCGCTCGTAG
- a CDS encoding ABC transporter permease has product MRPLGVGTFLKRNSGKTVPLVAVIVLAVMLICAIVSLINSIPFSVKTIYKYSSYMMGVTPRGDAGMTPQLRSIFAKEAPVPIGRIATCRASDTEVRSIVGKWQFAVIALSNDDMKFTLDRMGVTKIEGRLPKEGAAEAVISEPVSRNLKLKVGDVLLEPDNPDAFSPQKVKVVGIAQTKEWVMLADLDYYRVNHFPPIDLLLVFAKDLKDQPKLDAWAVERFKGERARVLAFQEVEKSANEMFKTLYLILDVVIGTLVVVITIMMGMLINIYLSQRTQEFALLQALGYSRSALIRRVAMETLAVVVGGWMLGVLAAIGLLKLVDITLMYPNAYALESLDQSALKYTFPVPLAILAVALATLYFRFKKFDPVGVVERRLV; this is encoded by the coding sequence ATGCGTCCACTCGGCGTAGGCACTTTTTTAAAGCGAAATTCAGGCAAGACGGTGCCACTGGTGGCGGTGATCGTGCTGGCCGTGATGCTGATCTGCGCGATTGTTTCGCTCATCAACAGCATTCCGTTTAGCGTCAAAACGATCTACAAGTATTCCAGCTACATGATGGGAGTGACGCCACGCGGGGACGCTGGCATGACTCCTCAACTCCGATCCATCTTTGCCAAAGAAGCCCCGGTACCGATTGGACGGATCGCAACCTGTCGAGCAAGCGATACCGAAGTTCGCAGTATCGTCGGCAAGTGGCAATTTGCGGTGATTGCGCTATCGAACGACGATATGAAGTTCACCCTGGACCGGATGGGTGTAACTAAGATTGAGGGTCGACTTCCCAAAGAAGGTGCCGCCGAAGCTGTCATAAGTGAACCGGTTTCTCGAAACTTGAAGCTCAAGGTCGGGGACGTGCTACTCGAGCCAGATAATCCAGATGCCTTCTCACCGCAAAAGGTCAAAGTGGTGGGGATCGCCCAAACCAAAGAGTGGGTGATGTTGGCCGATCTAGACTACTACCGAGTCAACCATTTCCCGCCGATTGATTTGCTGCTTGTCTTTGCGAAGGATCTGAAGGATCAGCCCAAGCTCGACGCGTGGGCGGTAGAGCGATTCAAAGGCGAGCGAGCCAGAGTGCTCGCATTCCAAGAGGTCGAAAAGAGCGCCAATGAAATGTTTAAGACGCTGTATCTGATTCTGGATGTGGTGATCGGGACACTTGTCGTTGTGATCACCATCATGATGGGGATGCTGATCAACATCTATCTCAGCCAGCGGACGCAAGAATTCGCTCTATTGCAGGCTCTCGGCTATTCCCGGTCGGCGCTCATCCGTCGAGTGGCAATGGAGACACTGGCGGTCGTGGTTGGAGGCTGGATGCTTGGAGTACTAGCAGCCATTGGATTGCTCAAGTTGGTGGACATCACCTTGATGTATCCGAACGCCTACGCGCTCGAATCGCTAGATCAGTCTGCGCTGAAATACACTTTCCCGGTTCCGCTAGCCATCCTCGCGGTGGCACTCGCCACGCTCTATTTCAGATTCAAGAAATTCGATCCGGTCGGAGTGGTGGAAAGGAGGCTAGTATGA
- a CDS encoding ATP-binding cassette domain-containing protein, translating to MIRIEEASLRYMDHGKELFAVHQLSLELKEGEFLGILGPSGSGKSSLLYLLSGLKIPTSGKVHYGGVDFQALPEAERARIRIQDFGFVFQYPYLLGYLSALENVVLARPDRDRTDEARQLLTDLGLGKKMHRMPHELSGGERQRLCVARALLGQPKVIFADEPTANLDHKNGIQVVQLLNDHRKSGALVMVTHDPSMLESASRIVRLEDGEIHSN from the coding sequence ATGATCCGAATCGAAGAAGCGAGCTTGCGCTACATGGACCACGGCAAAGAACTTTTTGCCGTCCATCAACTGAGCCTTGAGCTCAAAGAAGGCGAGTTCTTAGGAATTTTGGGGCCAAGCGGGAGCGGCAAGAGTTCGCTGCTCTACCTGTTGTCCGGGCTCAAAATTCCAACATCAGGCAAGGTCCATTACGGCGGGGTCGATTTTCAAGCGCTGCCCGAAGCCGAACGTGCTCGAATCCGAATTCAGGATTTCGGGTTTGTGTTCCAATATCCATACTTGCTCGGCTATTTATCCGCGCTGGAGAACGTGGTACTGGCCCGGCCAGACCGGGATCGAACGGACGAGGCGCGCCAGTTGCTCACCGATCTTGGACTGGGCAAGAAGATGCACCGAATGCCCCACGAACTCAGCGGCGGCGAGCGACAACGGCTTTGTGTGGCTCGCGCACTTCTGGGTCAGCCCAAGGTGATCTTTGCAGACGAGCCAACCGCAAACCTCGATCATAAAAATGGCATTCAGGTTGTGCAGCTCTTGAATGATCACCGAAAATCCGGCGCGCTAGTGATGGTCACCCACGACCCCTCGATGTTGGAGTCGGCTTCGCGCATCGTCCGGCTTGAAGACGGCGAAATCCATTCGAATTAA